A DNA window from Pogona vitticeps strain Pit_001003342236 chromosome 2, PviZW2.1, whole genome shotgun sequence contains the following coding sequences:
- the LOC110071043 gene encoding uncharacterized protein LOC110071043 isoform X2 yields MEDENENCPDAEESQRQKQNQADLRKDISHQHLRSVVCEEETGKISNRCILQSSESGQNSALRKSPVKCPTCHAEGKWCHCLEHRKRSRSSPEDTRFHTGQKHIKASRSQKRFSVSSALEVSQPQNSEEKPYKCKECGKSFSAHSRLNRHQRVHTGETPYKCHECGKGFGQTSHLRVHLRIHKGEKPYKCGECGRGFTQSIHLTIHQRIHSGENPYTCKDCGKKFRHLSNLTRHQYLHSGKKPYQCNECGKKFSLKEHLTVHQRTHSGDKPYMCDECGKKFSQKGNLIVHQRIHSGEKPYTCKECGKCFSDASNLKVHQRSHLREKPYQCQKCGDMFSQKENLKVHERIHTGEQLYTCKICGKMFRYLRDFTVHQRSHSGEKPYKCDECGKKFSQKGNLIVHQRIHSGEKPYTCKECGKCFSSASNLKVHQRSHLREKPYHCQKCGDMFSQKENLKVHERIHTGEQLYTCKICGKMFRYPRHFTVHQRSHSGEKPYKCDECGKKFSQKGHLIVHQRIHSGEKPYTCKECGKCFSSASNLKVHQRSHLREKPYHCQKCGDMFSQKENLKVHERIHTGEQLYTCKICGKMFRYPRHFTVHQRSHSGEKPYKCDECGKKFSQKGHLIVHQRIHSGEKPYTCKECGKCFSGASNLKLHQRSHSGDKPYQCGECGKSFSKRENLITHQRNHSGEKPYTCKECGKQFRYLADFTIHQRSHSNVMNVERALGSLQILEYTCEFIKERNPINVMNVEGVSPNSQHSQYINKFTPGKTPTLAKFVGENSRIFQV; encoded by the coding sequence ATGGAAGATGAAAATGAGAACTGTCCTGATGCAGAAGAATCCCAGAGGCAGAAGCAGAACCAGGCAGACCTGAGGAAAGACATATCTCATCAACATCTGAGGAGTGTTGTCTGTGAAGAAGAAACGGGAAAGATATCAAACAGATGTATCCTTCAAAGCTCAGAGTCTGGACAAAACAGCGCTCTGAGGAAAAGCCCTGTGAAATGCCCAACATGCCACGCAGAGGGAAAATGGTGTCATTGCTTGGAACATAGAAAGAGATCCAGATCGAGCCCAGAAGATACGAGATTTCACACAGGGCAAAAACACATCAAAGCCTCCAGGTCTCAAAAACGCTTCAGTGTAAGCTCTGCCCTTGAAGTATCTCAACCACAAAACTCtgaagagaaaccatataaatgcaaggaatgtgggaagagcttcagtgccCATTCAAGACTTAATAGGCATCAAAGGGTACACACAGGAGAGACGCCCTACAAATGTcatgaatgtggaaagggctttggGCAGACTTCACATCTTAGAGTACACTTGCGAATTCataaaggagagaaaccctataaatgtggTGAATGTGGGAGGGGTTTCACCCAATCCATACATCTCACAatacatcaacgaattcactcaggGGAAAACCCCTACACTTGCAAAGACTGTGGGAAAAAATTCAGGCATCTTTCAAATTTAACCAGACATCAGTACTTGCATTCAGGGAAGAAACCCTAtcagtgcaatgaatgtgggaaaaagttcagcTTGAAAGAACACCTTACAGTACATCAACGAACTCACTCAGGAGATAAACCCTATATGTGTGATGAATGTGGGAAGAAGTTCAGCCAGAAAGGAAATCTTAtagtacatcaacgaattcactcaggagaaaaaccctatacatgcaaagaatgtggaaaatgtttcagcgATGCCTCAAATTTAAAAGTACATCAGCGCTCTCATTTAAGGGAGAAACCCTATCAGTGCCAAAAATGTGGGGATATGTTCAGCCAGAAAGAAAACCTCAAGGTACATGAACGAATTCACACAGGGGAACAACTCTACACATGTAAAATTTGTGGGAAAATGTTTAGGTATCTCAGGGATTTTACAGTACATCAGCGCtctcattcaggggagaaaccctataagtgtGATGAATGTGGGAAGAAGTTCAGCCAGAAAGGAAATCTTAtagtacatcaacgaattcactcgggagaaaaaccctatacatgcaaagaatgtggaaaatgtttcagcaGTGCCTCAAATTTAAAAGTACATCAGCGCTCTCATTTAAGGGAGAAACCCTATCATTGCCAAAAATGTGGGGATATGTTCAGCCAGAAAGAAAACCTCAAGGTACATGAACGAATTCACACAGGAGAACAACTCTACACATGTAAAATTTGTGGGAAAATGTTTAGGTATCCCAGGCATTTTACAGTACATCAGCGCtctcattcaggggagaaaccctataagtgtGATGAATGTGGGAAGAAGTTCAGCCAGAAAGGACATCTTAtagtacatcaacgaattcactcgggagaaaaaccctatacatgcaaagaatgtggaaaatgtttcagcaGTGCCTCAAATTTAAAAGTACATCAGCGCTCTCATTTAAGGGAGAAACCCTATCATTGCCAAAAATGTGGGGATATGTTCAGCCAGAAAGAAAACCTCAAGGTACATGAACGAATTCACACAGGAGAACAACTCTACACATGTAAAATTTGTGGGAAAATGTTTAGGTATCCCAGGCATTTTACAGTACATCAGCGCtctcattcaggggagaaaccctataagtgtGATGAATGTGGGAAGAAGTTCAGCCAGAAAGGACATCTTAtagtacatcaacgaattcactcgggagaaaaaccctatacatgcaaagaatgtggaaaatgtttcagcgGCGCCTCAAATTTAAAATTACATCAGCGCTCTCATTCAGGGGATAAACCCTATCAGTGTGGTGAATGTGGGAAAAGTTTCAGCAAGAGAGAAAATCTTATAACACATCAACGAAATcactcaggagaaaaaccctatacctgcaaagaatgtggaaaacAGTTTAGATATCTTGCTGATTTTACAATACATCAGCGCTCACATTCAAATGTcatgaatgtggaaagggctttggGCAGTCTTCAGATCTTAGAGTACACTTGCGAATTCataaaggagagaaaccctataaatgtgatGAATGTGGAAGGAGTTTCACCCAATTCGCAACACTCACAGTACATCAACAAATTCACTCCGGGGAAAACCCCTACGCTTGCAAAGTTTGTGGGGGAAAATTCACGTATCTTTCAAGTTTAA